The following coding sequences are from one Dehalogenimonas sp. THU2 window:
- a CDS encoding DUF433 domain-containing protein encodes MNQIIPAGAYSVSEATTYIYGTFPKRMRECSKLHLNTRHLHWWIKQGLSGGYLGGYDAKHSFINFYDLITMRVIATLRAHGIKHREIVQTDKILKKQFGWQYPFAMAEFWSAVPNIFIKIGDTPVAASRYLQSAMDFFTEYMKPTHGLTFDLGGLAGKWEPKQDILLDPQIQFGEPCISGTRIPTQVLWSFHEAGDSVDSLAYMYVISSKRIKEAIDWEDQIQKATKQRPIST; translated from the coding sequence ATGAACCAAATCATACCTGCTGGTGCCTATTCCGTTTCTGAAGCGACTACGTACATCTACGGTACGTTTCCCAAACGCATGCGCGAATGTTCTAAGCTTCATTTAAATACGCGCCATCTACATTGGTGGATTAAACAAGGTTTATCGGGTGGTTATCTTGGTGGATATGATGCCAAGCACTCATTTATAAATTTTTATGACCTAATAACGATGCGAGTGATAGCGACATTACGAGCGCATGGAATTAAACATCGGGAAATTGTCCAAACCGATAAAATCCTTAAGAAACAATTTGGATGGCAATACCCGTTTGCAATGGCTGAGTTTTGGAGTGCTGTACCCAATATTTTTATCAAGATTGGTGACACACCAGTAGCTGCTTCTAGATATTTACAATCAGCCATGGATTTCTTTACAGAATATATGAAACCTACGCATGGGCTTACATTTGATTTAGGTGGATTGGCAGGAAAATGGGAGCCAAAGCAAGATATATTATTAGACCCTCAAATCCAGTTTGGCGAACCTTGTATAAGCGGAACTCGTATTCCCACACAAGTATTGTGGTCATTTCATGAGGCTGGTGATAGTGTGGATTCTCTTGCTTACATGTACGTGATTTCATCGAAAAGGATTAAAGAGGCCATTGACTGGGAAGACCAAATCCAGAAAGCAACAAAACAACGTCCAATTTCTACTTGA
- a CDS encoding DNA methyltransferase, with product MTEAVASLRQKLKTCNLPALFIEELGWNHHRATPLIVEQDGHSYVLSAVAEKHGMVAYECQPGIDGRIPNYVTRGKIDRKVAKSAHEHIVIFVDRDRTTQTWQWVRREKGKPSARREHTYTCGQTGDSLIQKLQTLMISIEEEEKLTIVDVLSKTRQAFDVDRVTKRFYERFKDEHKAFLSFIQGIEAVADCQWYASLMLNRLMFIYFIQKKGFLDGDMGYLRHRLEIVRGTQGSDKFHSFYRAFLCRLFHEGLGQRESERTMELKMLLGKVPYLNGGLFDTHQLEAANPDIQIPDEAFERLFDFFDDWEWHLDIRINRPGNEINPDVLGYIFEKYINQKDMGAYYTKEDITEYISKSTIVPFLFDIAAKKCAVAFQPGSSLWRLLKDDPDHYIYNAVKKGVDLPLPADIEAGIGDMSKRSGWNRPANDEFALPTETWREHVARRTRCLEVRAKLAAGEIHSINDFITYNLDLRQFAQDAIAEFEGTELLAAFYQGIEQISVLDPTCGSGAFLFAALNILEPLYEACLDRMEVFVGELDSSGVIHHPEKYSDFRKVLDQANDRSRHPSRSYFILKSIVLKNLYGVDIMAEAVEICKLRLFLKLVAQVERFEDVEPLPDIDFNIRAGNTLVGFTSLEAVKKAMTMAGASFRMLSPDDLAALTRINESAELADKAFTRFREQQTEYGMQPNHYSDAKGELQARLANLRDELNRYLATDYGVNLNRKTEFDSWRESHQPFHWFVEFYRIMVKNGGFDVIIGNPPYVEYSQGKFKYNVRLDSLTTSNTGNLYAFIYERTLKLAREKGFNGIIVPISSTSTPRMEGFVKALYQSVSTAWISIYAVRPSKLFVGVDMNLTIIISKVTKGAKQNLVYTTTYLRWNPEYRDFLFKNLCYVSTIGFPRLFPFAEPKIRSSIESSIMNKILSEHILRELVSPNKHTTGQKLCYRTAGGRYYKIFMDVPFESESKCNKVTCLSEETDVRAVLAVLSSNLWWWYYTLHFDMYNCKDYMIFSFPFYFEAEEPLIRELSCLGKQLVLDLQKNAKGRVQDYATTGSREQTIFNPSGSKHIIDEIDRVLAKRYGFTEEELDFIINYDIKYRMSAMSDAEE from the coding sequence ATGACTGAAGCCGTTGCATCTCTGCGCCAAAAGCTGAAAACGTGCAATCTCCCGGCTCTCTTCATTGAGGAGCTCGGCTGGAACCACCACCGCGCCACGCCTCTCATTGTAGAACAGGACGGTCATAGCTATGTTTTGAGCGCCGTTGCTGAGAAGCACGGTATGGTGGCTTATGAATGCCAGCCGGGAATTGATGGAAGGATACCTAACTACGTTACCCGCGGCAAGATCGACCGGAAGGTGGCCAAGAGCGCCCATGAGCATATCGTTATTTTTGTTGACCGGGATAGGACAACGCAAACCTGGCAATGGGTCCGGCGCGAGAAAGGCAAGCCTAGTGCCCGCCGAGAACATACCTACACATGTGGGCAAACGGGCGACTCCTTAATCCAAAAGCTGCAGACGCTCATGATCAGCATCGAGGAAGAAGAGAAACTGACCATCGTTGACGTACTCAGCAAAACCCGCCAGGCATTCGACGTTGATCGCGTGACTAAACGCTTCTATGAGCGTTTCAAGGACGAGCATAAGGCTTTCCTCTCGTTCATCCAAGGAATAGAAGCAGTGGCCGACTGTCAGTGGTACGCATCCTTGATGTTGAACCGCCTGATGTTTATTTACTTCATCCAGAAGAAAGGTTTTCTGGACGGTGATATGGGGTACCTGCGCCACCGTCTGGAGATAGTGCGTGGCACACAGGGCAGTGACAAGTTTCATTCATTCTACCGCGCCTTCCTGTGCCGTCTTTTTCATGAGGGTTTGGGGCAACGCGAAAGCGAACGCACCATGGAACTAAAAATGTTGCTGGGGAAAGTTCCATATCTCAACGGCGGCCTTTTCGACACCCACCAACTCGAGGCCGCAAATCCCGATATCCAGATCCCGGACGAGGCTTTCGAGCGGCTTTTCGATTTCTTCGACGATTGGGAATGGCATTTGGATATTCGGATCAACCGTCCTGGTAACGAGATAAATCCCGACGTGTTGGGCTACATCTTCGAGAAGTACATCAACCAAAAAGACATGGGAGCCTATTACACCAAGGAGGACATAACCGAATACATCAGTAAAAGCACCATCGTGCCATTTCTGTTCGATATAGCAGCGAAGAAATGCGCCGTCGCTTTCCAGCCTGGTTCCTCTTTGTGGCGTTTGCTCAAGGATGATCCTGACCACTACATCTACAACGCCGTGAAGAAGGGCGTTGATCTACCTCTCCCGGCAGATATCGAAGCCGGGATTGGCGACATGTCCAAAAGAAGTGGTTGGAATCGTCCTGCGAACGATGAGTTCGCCCTTCCAACTGAAACCTGGCGCGAGCATGTGGCGCGCCGTACGCGCTGCCTTGAGGTGCGTGCCAAACTTGCAGCCGGTGAAATTCATTCTATCAACGATTTCATTACCTATAACCTCGACCTGCGCCAATTCGCTCAAGATGCTATCGCGGAGTTCGAAGGGACCGAATTGTTGGCCGCATTTTATCAGGGCATCGAGCAGATATCGGTTCTCGACCCCACCTGCGGTTCAGGGGCTTTCTTGTTCGCAGCCCTGAATATCCTAGAGCCCCTTTACGAGGCTTGTCTCGACCGTATGGAGGTCTTCGTCGGGGAGCTGGACTCGTCCGGCGTGATACACCACCCTGAGAAGTACTCCGACTTCCGCAAGGTGCTTGATCAGGCTAATGATCGCTCTAGACACCCTTCCCGTAGCTATTTCATCTTGAAGTCCATCGTTCTCAAGAACCTGTATGGCGTGGATATCATGGCCGAGGCTGTCGAAATCTGCAAGCTTCGGTTGTTCCTAAAATTAGTCGCCCAGGTGGAGCGCTTCGAAGATGTAGAGCCACTGCCGGACATTGATTTCAATATCCGTGCCGGCAACACATTGGTGGGTTTTACGTCGCTGGAAGCTGTTAAGAAAGCCATGACCATGGCAGGCGCCAGTTTCCGCATGTTATCGCCCGACGATCTGGCCGCGCTCACGCGCATCAACGAAAGCGCTGAGTTGGCCGACAAGGCATTCACTCGGTTCCGCGAACAGCAAACCGAATATGGCATGCAGCCGAACCATTATTCGGATGCCAAAGGCGAACTACAGGCGCGGTTGGCTAACCTTCGGGATGAGCTTAACCGTTACTTGGCGACCGACTACGGCGTAAATCTAAATAGGAAGACTGAATTCGATAGCTGGCGTGAGAGCCATCAGCCGTTCCATTGGTTTGTGGAGTTCTACCGGATAATGGTGAAGAATGGCGGTTTCGATGTGATAATCGGAAACCCGCCATACGTCGAGTACAGTCAAGGTAAATTTAAGTATAATGTTCGTCTTGATTCGTTGACAACGTCAAATACCGGCAACCTTTATGCTTTTATCTATGAACGCACACTGAAGCTGGCGAGAGAGAAAGGTTTTAACGGAATCATTGTTCCAATAAGTTCAACATCTACACCACGAATGGAAGGATTCGTAAAAGCCTTGTATCAATCGGTTAGCACCGCATGGATTTCAATATACGCCGTTAGACCCAGTAAATTATTCGTTGGCGTAGACATGAACCTAACTATAATTATCAGCAAAGTTACCAAGGGTGCAAAGCAAAATCTCGTCTACACCACGACATATTTGAGATGGAACCCGGAATATCGAGATTTTTTGTTTAAGAATCTTTGCTACGTATCCACCATCGGTTTTCCGAGACTATTCCCATTCGCTGAACCCAAGATAAGGTCGTCAATCGAATCAAGTATCATGAATAAAATCTTGAGTGAACATATTCTTCGAGAGCTTGTTTCTCCCAACAAACATACCACAGGTCAAAAACTTTGCTACCGGACAGCGGGCGGTCGTTATTACAAGATCTTCATGGACGTTCCATTTGAGTCGGAGAGTAAATGCAATAAAGTTACTTGTTTGTCCGAAGAAACCGATGTCAGAGCGGTGTTAGCTGTATTGAGTTCGAATCTCTGGTGGTGGTATTACACCTTGCACTTCGATATGTATAACTGTAAAGACTATATGATTTTCAGTTTCCCCTTTTATTTCGAGGCAGAGGAGCCTTTAATTAGAGAGCTTTCATGTTTGGGTAAACAACTGGTTCTTGATTTACAGAAGAATGCCAAAGGGCGAGTTCAAGATTACGCAACAACTGGAAGCAGGGAACAGACGATATTTAATCCAAGTGGGTCAAAGCACATCATTGATGAAATAGACCGTGTCCTCGCGAAGCGTTACGGTTTTACCGAAGAAGAACTTGACTTTATCATCAACTACGATATTAAGTACCGCATGAGCGCGATGTCCGATGCCGAAGAATAA
- a CDS encoding helicase-related protein, with translation MPRIFDNIELVLLRALRDSLEVSERADFCVGYFNLRGWKHIDQYIEPWCGGEEACCRLLIGMQPLPREQLRSLMGLSQRGTPDQQEILRLKKQVAQEFHDQLLIGAPTNDDEAGLRRLSAQLKANKVFVKLYLKQSLHAKLYLLHRTDPNNPCAGFVGSSNLTFAGLATQGELNVDVLDQDACEKLGKWFNERWNDRWCLDISAELAEIIDTSWAREKQPPPYHIYLKMAYHLSREARAGLSEYKIPADFGDRLFEFQTAAVKIAAHHLNKRGGVLIGDVVGLGKTLVATALARIFQDDQSLETLIICPKNLVKMWQDYVDRYRIIGKVVSLSRVIQILPTLRRHRVVIIDESHNLRNQEGRRYRAISEYVQENESKCILLTATPYNKTYLDLSAQLRLFLAEDKDIGIRPERAIKEIGDTEFIRQHQCALRSLAAFEHSVWADDWRDIMRLYMVRRTRSFVQDNYAEPDETGRKYLLFEDGSKSYFPMRVPKTAKFKIRDDDPHDQYARLYQSKIVDIINVLNLPRYGLGEYVVPKPVPPPTSAENKILLDLSRGGKRLMGFCRVNLFKRLESGGPAFLQSIHRHILRNYVVLFAIRNGLDIPLGAQAAELLDTRTSDADPDESTAVMFDNDENEVYTSNLDINHIPTEADFLNQAAKTYQYYAGQGKNRFKWLRSTIFKKDLAIHLEADARALIAVLKLCGIWDVSKDSKLEALIKLVNEQHPDNKVLIFSQFADTVNYLSEQMAKLGVKGIQGVTGDSADPTMDAWRFSPESNEKTAVFPPDQQIRVLVATDVLSEGQNLQDAHIVVNFDLPWAIIRLVQRAGRVDRIGQKAERILCYSFLPADGIERIIKLRARVKQRLQENAEVVGTDESFFEDDDGKQPIMDLYNERAGIFDGETDTEVDLSSYAYQIWKNAVDTDPSLLKTISDLSDVVYSTRGHESKAGLPQGVLVYVRTAEGNDSLAWVDKEGKSVTQSQLRILDAACCEPKTPAIPRRGYHHHLVEEAVKQVCADEKLVGGQLGRPSGARFRTYERLKRYAAQVQGTLFDRDELHKVIDDVYRYPLRQAAIDTLNRQLKSGIGDDTLAELVIALRAEDRLSIVIEEEVEAEPRIICSMGLFSEKG, from the coding sequence ATGCCAAGGATTTTCGACAATATTGAGTTAGTACTTCTCCGCGCTCTTCGCGATTCTCTTGAAGTCTCCGAACGTGCAGATTTTTGCGTCGGTTACTTCAATCTGCGCGGTTGGAAACACATAGATCAATACATCGAGCCGTGGTGTGGCGGTGAAGAGGCATGCTGCCGCCTGCTTATCGGTATGCAACCCTTGCCCCGAGAACAGCTTCGTTCGCTGATGGGCTTATCGCAGCGTGGAACGCCCGATCAGCAGGAGATACTCAGGCTAAAAAAACAGGTGGCTCAAGAATTCCATGACCAATTGTTGATAGGGGCTCCGACGAACGATGATGAAGCAGGATTACGCCGTCTCAGCGCCCAGTTGAAGGCTAACAAGGTCTTCGTCAAGCTTTACTTGAAGCAGTCGCTTCACGCCAAACTCTACCTGCTTCACAGGACCGATCCGAACAACCCATGCGCCGGTTTTGTTGGCAGCAGCAACCTCACTTTCGCTGGTCTGGCGACACAGGGTGAATTGAACGTAGATGTGCTCGACCAGGACGCATGCGAGAAGCTCGGAAAGTGGTTTAACGAACGCTGGAATGACCGGTGGTGTCTCGATATCTCTGCAGAGCTCGCCGAGATTATCGATACCAGTTGGGCTCGTGAAAAGCAGCCTCCCCCCTATCACATCTATCTTAAAATGGCTTACCATCTTTCCCGGGAGGCACGCGCAGGTCTTTCCGAGTATAAGATTCCGGCCGATTTCGGCGACCGGTTGTTTGAGTTCCAGACGGCCGCTGTAAAAATTGCCGCCCATCATCTCAACAAACGGGGCGGCGTTCTTATAGGAGACGTCGTCGGATTGGGGAAGACACTGGTAGCAACCGCACTGGCGCGCATTTTCCAGGACGACCAGTCGCTGGAGACACTGATTATTTGCCCCAAGAACCTCGTAAAGATGTGGCAGGACTATGTCGATCGGTATCGAATCATAGGGAAAGTCGTTTCGTTGAGCCGTGTGATACAGATACTGCCCACATTGCGAAGGCACCGTGTGGTGATTATCGACGAGAGCCATAACCTACGTAATCAAGAAGGCCGCCGCTATCGTGCCATTTCGGAATACGTGCAGGAAAACGAAAGCAAGTGCATCTTACTTACGGCCACGCCCTATAACAAGACTTATCTGGATCTTTCCGCGCAGTTGCGACTGTTTTTAGCTGAAGATAAAGATATTGGCATTAGACCTGAGAGAGCGATAAAAGAGATAGGTGACACCGAGTTTATCCGCCAGCACCAGTGTGCTTTGCGATCCCTGGCGGCTTTCGAGCATAGCGTTTGGGCGGATGACTGGCGCGACATTATGCGCCTTTATATGGTGCGTCGCACCAGGAGTTTCGTTCAGGACAATTACGCGGAGCCGGATGAGACTGGAAGAAAGTATCTGCTTTTCGAGGATGGTTCGAAATCATATTTTCCGATGAGGGTACCCAAAACCGCCAAATTCAAAATAAGAGATGATGACCCGCATGACCAGTACGCGCGTCTGTACCAGAGCAAGATCGTCGACATCATTAACGTCTTGAACCTACCCCGCTACGGCTTGGGGGAGTATGTAGTGCCAAAACCCGTCCCGCCACCTACCTCCGCCGAAAACAAGATATTGCTAGATCTATCCCGCGGCGGTAAACGATTGATGGGCTTCTGCCGCGTGAACCTATTTAAAAGGCTGGAGAGTGGCGGTCCGGCGTTCCTACAGTCCATCCATCGCCATATCCTGCGAAATTATGTGGTGCTCTTCGCAATCAGGAACGGTCTTGATATCCCTCTTGGTGCGCAAGCCGCGGAACTGCTGGACACGCGGACGTCCGACGCCGATCCCGACGAATCTACGGCTGTGATGTTTGATAATGATGAAAACGAAGTCTATACCTCGAATCTGGATATCAACCACATTCCTACCGAAGCGGACTTTTTGAACCAGGCGGCAAAAACTTATCAATATTATGCGGGACAAGGCAAGAACCGCTTCAAATGGCTGCGATCCACAATATTCAAAAAAGACCTTGCCATTCACCTTGAAGCCGATGCCAGGGCGCTCATCGCTGTGTTAAAACTCTGCGGAATTTGGGATGTCAGCAAAGACTCAAAACTAGAAGCACTGATTAAGTTGGTCAACGAGCAGCATCCGGACAACAAGGTTTTGATTTTCAGCCAGTTCGCAGATACCGTAAATTACCTGTCCGAGCAAATGGCAAAATTGGGGGTCAAAGGAATCCAGGGCGTGACCGGGGATTCAGCAGATCCAACCATGGATGCCTGGCGGTTCAGCCCCGAGAGCAACGAGAAGACAGCCGTCTTTCCTCCCGATCAGCAAATCCGCGTATTGGTAGCTACTGATGTCCTGAGCGAAGGCCAGAACCTGCAGGACGCGCATATCGTGGTCAATTTCGACTTGCCCTGGGCCATTATCCGGCTGGTACAGCGCGCCGGGCGCGTGGATCGCATCGGACAGAAAGCAGAAAGGATTTTATGTTACTCCTTCCTGCCTGCCGATGGCATAGAACGCATCATCAAACTCCGCGCCCGGGTGAAGCAACGTCTGCAAGAAAACGCCGAGGTGGTGGGTACCGACGAATCTTTCTTTGAGGATGATGACGGGAAACAACCTATCATGGATCTATATAACGAGAGAGCCGGTATTTTTGACGGTGAAACTGATACAGAGGTAGACCTGTCCTCCTACGCCTATCAGATATGGAAGAACGCCGTCGATACCGACCCATCACTTCTGAAAACCATCTCTGATCTGTCTGACGTCGTCTATTCCACCCGCGGGCATGAGAGTAAAGCCGGACTGCCGCAGGGTGTACTGGTATATGTTCGAACGGCGGAGGGCAACGATTCTCTGGCCTGGGTGGATAAAGAGGGCAAGAGCGTCACGCAGTCCCAGTTGCGAATTCTCGATGCGGCTTGCTGCGAGCCGAAAACACCGGCCATACCCCGCCGAGGGTACCATCATCACCTGGTTGAGGAAGCTGTTAAACAGGTGTGCGCCGACGAAAAACTGGTAGGTGGGCAGCTGGGACGTCCCTCGGGTGCCCGCTTCCGCACCTACGAACGCCTTAAACGCTACGCCGCTCAAGTTCAAGGAACACTGTTCGACCGCGACGAGTTGCACAAGGTTATCGATGATGTTTACCGCTATCCATTGCGTCAAGCCGCCATCGACACGCTCAATCGTCAGCTCAAGTCCGGCATTGGTGACGATACTCTGGCCGAACTGGTTATTGCCCTGCGCGCAGAAGACCGCTTGAGCATCGTAATCGAAGAAGAAGTCGAGGCTGAGCCTCGTATCATCTGCTCGATGGGGTTATTTTCCGAGAAAGGTTAA
- a CDS encoding TM0106 family RecB-like putative nuclease has product MFSPSDFWPLFRPSYCLRRVWLNANSPELAVPDEDFAQLVKEKGLEVEEAHVQSLGPIEEPEYGEYDFEKGFEDTLRLIQSREPIIYQGVLINNEEQLITIPDLLLFDNATQRYILREIKLATNLDSHQEIQLGVGLSKIVARSVLGYEPVIEIVTGDGVINSPYECPPEDVVFQAVKLITSIQEVAEEPFEPVGWSKCSSCEFFSHCWGEAWEKHNICTISGIEQSMSLALNQQGIETWEKVVSIGDRIYDVRFQRGSQIQRIGSTRGGKIIRQACCLSAGKHENIACVQLPQGYLPGKRPIVIFDVENNMPAFEELGLEVDVYLWGLLLITDEGSKQFLIVAPRNEDGDAKGWEQFLKVMSEIFQEYGDLPIIHFSKHERTKVTKYIGAFGDPNLVAQRVLHNLWDLYTTITQSVVLPVPSYGLKSIEKFVGFVRSQKEYGGSWSLVRYNSYLKAESKEESGRILEEIKLYNAEDLLATYAVYEWVEQNCC; this is encoded by the coding sequence ATGTTTAGCCCTAGTGATTTTTGGCCCTTATTTCGACCAAGTTACTGCCTTCGCCGAGTTTGGCTGAATGCAAATTCACCTGAACTTGCTGTTCCTGATGAAGACTTCGCTCAACTGGTGAAAGAAAAGGGGCTCGAGGTTGAAGAGGCTCATGTCCAGTCACTAGGACCAATCGAAGAACCAGAGTATGGTGAATATGATTTTGAGAAAGGATTTGAAGATACCCTGCGGCTGATCCAATCTCGAGAACCTATAATCTATCAAGGGGTTTTGATTAATAACGAAGAACAATTGATTACAATTCCCGATTTACTCCTATTTGATAATGCTACACAACGCTATATTTTACGCGAAATCAAATTAGCTACAAATCTTGACTCCCATCAAGAAATACAATTAGGTGTCGGCTTATCAAAGATAGTAGCCCGTAGCGTATTAGGTTATGAGCCAGTTATCGAAATTGTTACAGGTGACGGGGTGATAAATTCACCCTATGAATGCCCCCCTGAAGACGTCGTTTTTCAGGCAGTTAAACTCATAACTTCAATCCAGGAAGTGGCTGAGGAACCTTTCGAGCCAGTGGGGTGGTCAAAATGTAGCTCCTGTGAATTTTTCAGCCACTGTTGGGGGGAAGCTTGGGAAAAACACAATATTTGCACCATCTCTGGAATTGAACAAAGCATGTCGTTGGCACTAAACCAGCAGGGCATAGAGACTTGGGAGAAGGTAGTATCCATAGGTGATCGGATCTATGATGTTCGTTTCCAAAGAGGTTCTCAAATTCAGCGGATCGGATCAACTAGAGGTGGTAAAATAATCCGTCAAGCCTGCTGCTTATCAGCGGGTAAACACGAGAACATCGCTTGTGTACAACTACCTCAAGGTTATTTACCCGGTAAACGGCCGATTGTCATATTCGATGTAGAAAACAACATGCCGGCTTTTGAAGAACTCGGGCTCGAGGTCGACGTCTATTTATGGGGTCTTTTACTCATTACTGACGAAGGTTCCAAGCAATTTCTTATCGTGGCACCTAGGAATGAGGATGGAGATGCGAAGGGGTGGGAACAATTCTTAAAAGTCATGTCAGAAATATTCCAAGAATACGGTGACCTGCCAATAATTCATTTCTCAAAACACGAAAGAACCAAGGTAACGAAATATATCGGAGCCTTCGGAGACCCGAATTTGGTGGCTCAGCGTGTTCTTCATAACCTTTGGGATCTTTACACCACAATCACTCAGTCGGTGGTCTTGCCAGTTCCATCGTACGGTCTGAAAAGTATTGAAAAATTCGTTGGATTCGTACGTTCCCAAAAAGAATACGGAGGATCATGGTCCCTCGTGCGTTACAATAGCTATCTTAAGGCTGAATCGAAGGAAGAATCGGGTAGGATATTAGAGGAGATCAAATTGTATAACGCTGAAGATTTATTGGCGACATACGCAGTGTACGAATGGGTTGAGCAAAACTGCTGTTGA
- a CDS encoding helix-turn-helix domain-containing protein translates to MAEARIGNGPKNGCEHHTDCDNCPFPTCYEGRRAPRSSPKRRAKALARNGHTPEQIAAELGVSSRTVYRYLKP, encoded by the coding sequence ATGGCCGAGGCGCGGATCGGTAACGGACCGAAAAACGGGTGTGAACATCACACCGACTGTGACAACTGCCCATTCCCGACCTGTTATGAAGGCAGACGCGCTCCCCGATCCAGCCCCAAGCGCCGGGCAAAGGCGCTGGCTAGAAACGGCCACACCCCGGAGCAGATAGCCGCCGAACTCGGAGTGTCATCCCGGACAGTTTACCGTTACCTGAAACCATAG
- a CDS encoding DNA adenine methylase gives MKAILCWQGGKRSLVKELLRRCPPHRVYIEPFFGAGHMFWAKDPAEIEVINDIDPQLMAFYREFAEKRRFDCDMAPSRERWDKIKARRQSGDVVPACDFLFQIKYAFRCDGGKSYSPGEAEMCAMSENPKLCQVSEVAARFPDYKSRLARTKILNSDWRKVVSEFDCKDGFIFCDPPYLETDCNYYSCEINPQEMADFLSGLKCRWLVTLNDHPVVRKAFKSRRIEVVTAVYSTGRGSKTVPNLIIRNYEGFYDGNHN, from the coding sequence ATGAAGGCAATACTCTGCTGGCAAGGCGGCAAACGATCGCTGGTTAAAGAGCTCCTGCGGCGATGTCCACCCCATCGCGTTTATATCGAGCCGTTTTTTGGAGCCGGGCACATGTTCTGGGCCAAAGACCCTGCGGAGATCGAAGTGATTAACGATATCGACCCGCAGCTCATGGCCTTTTACCGGGAGTTTGCCGAGAAGCGCCGGTTTGATTGCGATATGGCGCCATCACGCGAGCGATGGGACAAAATCAAAGCGCGCCGGCAGTCTGGTGACGTTGTCCCGGCCTGTGACTTTCTGTTTCAAATCAAGTATGCCTTTCGCTGTGACGGCGGCAAATCATATTCGCCTGGGGAGGCCGAAATGTGTGCCATGTCCGAAAATCCGAAGCTTTGCCAGGTCTCAGAGGTCGCCGCTCGTTTCCCTGATTATAAGTCACGGCTGGCCCGGACGAAGATCTTGAACAGTGACTGGCGCAAGGTGGTGTCGGAATTTGACTGCAAGGACGGATTTATATTCTGCGACCCTCCGTACTTGGAAACCGACTGTAATTACTACTCCTGTGAAATCAATCCGCAGGAGATGGCAGATTTTCTATCCGGGCTGAAATGCCGCTGGCTGGTGACCTTGAATGACCATCCGGTAGTACGCAAGGCCTTCAAAAGCCGGCGTATCGAGGTCGTAACAGCAGTATATTCGACCGGAAGGGGCTCTAAAACAGTGCCGAACTTAATCATACGCAATTACGAAGGATTTTACGATGGCAACCACAACTAA